One Sander vitreus isolate 19-12246 chromosome 22, sanVit1, whole genome shotgun sequence DNA segment encodes these proteins:
- the LOC144537519 gene encoding uncharacterized protein LOC144537519, with protein MMTGIILLFVSLILLQTRYDQLSNNYSQLQDEVNQLKNRTEEKSCPDGWTGFGRSCYFKSKEEKTWTDRFWAAGLTQYENYWYPASCCNQQGKWTQRYYETKNWICEKKMI; from the exons ATGATGACTGGAATCATCCTCTTATTTGTATCCT TAATTTTGCTGCAGACCAGATACGACCAACTGAGCAACAACTACAGTCAGTTACAGGATGAAGTAAACCAGCTGAAGAACAGAACTGAAG AGAAGAGCTGTCCTGATGGATGGACGGGATTTGGACGCAGTTGTTACTTTAAATCTAAAGAGGAGAAGACTtggacagacag GTTCTGGGCAGCAGGACTGACTCAGTATGAGAATTACTGGTACCCTGCATCATGCTGCAATCAACAAGGAAAATGGACACAAAGATATTATGAAACTAAGAACTGGATCTGTGAGAAAAAGATGATCTGA